The nucleotide sequence GGGCGATGGGGTGCGGTTGGTTGATTCTGCGGAGAATGTGGCACGAGATTTGGCGGAGCGGCTGTGGGCAGATGGACATTTGCGGAGAGGGGTGAAGAGGGAGGGGCGGTTGAAAATTTATGTGAGTGATGTGCCTGGGATGTTTGGGGATTTGGCTCGGCGTTTTTTGGGTGAGCCGGTGGCTGAGGTGGAGAAGGTGGTGTTGGGGTGAGGTAGGGGGAGGTGTGTAGGGTTTATCGGCCGACGCTGGTGTAGTGGTAGCCGAGTTGTTGCATCTGCTGGGGGTCGAGGAGGTTGCGGCCATCGAAGACGAGTGGGGCAATCATGCGGGATTTCATTTTATTCCAGGCGAGGGTTCGGAACTCGTCCCATTCTGTGGCGATGATGATGCAATCGGCTTTTTCGGCGACGTCTTCGGCTGAAGTGCAGTAGGTGAGCTGGGGGAGGATTTCTTTGGCTTTTTGCATGCCTTTGGGGTCGTAGGCTTGGACGTGGGCGCCTTCTTTGAGCAGGATTTCAGCGATTTCCATGGCGACGCTGTTGCGGACGTCGTCGGTGTTGCCTTTGAAGGCGAGGCCGAGGAGGCCGATGCGTTTTTCGCGGAAGACCCAGAGGGCTTCACGGACTTTGTCGATGAAGCGATCGCGGGCGCGGCGGTTGATGGCGGCGACTTCTTTGAGGAGTTTGAAGTCGATGCCGAGGTCTTCTGCGATGGCGATGAAGGCGGAGAGGTCTTTGGGGAAGCAGGAGCCGCCGTAGCCGATGCCTGCGTTGAGGAAGGCGCGGCCGATGCGTTTGTCCATGCCCATGCCTTCGACGACCATTTGGATGTTGGCGCCGGCGCGCTCGCAGATTTCTGCGAGGGCGTTGGCGTAGGAGATTTTGAGGGCGAGGAAGCTGTTGGAGGCGTGTTTGATGAGCTCGGCGGAGTTGAGGTCGGTGATGAGGATGGGGGCGTGGAAGGGGCGGTAAAGCTCTTGCATTATGGCGATGGCGCGCTCGGAGTCGGCACCGATGACGATGCGATCGGGGTTCATGAGATCAGCGACGGCGCTGCCTTCGCGGAGGAACTCGGGGTTGCTGACGACGTCGAATGGGGCTTTGTGGATGTTGTAGCGGGAGATGGTCTGGGCGACTTTTTCGCCGGTTTTGACGGGGACGGTGGATTTATCGACGATGACGCGGTAGTCGGTGAGGACGGCGGCGATTTCGCGGGCGACTTTTTCGACGTAGGAGAGGTCGACGCTGCCGTCGGGTTGAGGGGGTGTGGGGACTGCGATGAAGATGACGAGGGAGTTTTGGACGCCTTCTTCGATGGAGGTGGTGAAGGAGAGGCGACCGGTGGCGACGTTTTTGCGGATGAGTTCTTCGAGGCCGGGCTCGTAGATGGGGATTTTTCCTTGGCGTAGGGAGTCAATTTTTTGGGTGTTGTTGTCGACGCAGATGACGTGGTGACCGACGTCTGCGAAGCATGTGCCTGTGGTGAGGCCGACGTAGCCGGAACCGATGATGGCGATTTTCATAGTGGGGGGAGGAAGGATAGGGTGGTGGTGGGAGGGCGTAAATGTTTTTGTGGGGGGCTAGGGTGGGTGGGGGAGCTGGTGCCAGCGGAG is from Candidatus Methylacidiphilales bacterium and encodes:
- a CDS encoding UDP-glucose/GDP-mannose dehydrogenase family protein, producing the protein MKIAIIGSGYVGLTTGTCFADVGHHVICVDNNTQKIDSLRQGKIPIYEPGLEELIRKNVATGRLSFTTSIEEGVQNSLVIFIAVPTPPQPDGSVDLSYVEKVAREIAAVLTDYRVIVDKSTVPVKTGEKVAQTISRYNIHKAPFDVVSNPEFLREGSAVADLMNPDRIVIGADSERAIAIMQELYRPFHAPILITDLNSAELIKHASNSFLALKISYANALAEICERAGANIQMVVEGMGMDKRIGRAFLNAGIGYGGSCFPKDLSAFIAIAEDLGIDFKLLKEVAAINRRARDRFIDKVREALWVFREKRIGLLGLAFKGNTDDVRNSVAMEIAEILLKEGAHVQAYDPKGMQKAKEILPQLTYCTSAEDVAEKADCIIIATEWDEFRTLAWNKMKSRMIAPLVFDGRNLLDPQQMQQLGYHYTSVGR